The proteins below are encoded in one region of Archocentrus centrarchus isolate MPI-CPG fArcCen1 chromosome 13, fArcCen1, whole genome shotgun sequence:
- the klc3 gene encoding kinesin light chain 3 isoform X1 encodes MLSAEEILCSTQHVIAGLEALRGENRSLLDSLKEVMESRAVSESSSVEQEKTSIIRQSLERIELGLSEAQVMMALSAHLGSLEAEKQKLRAQVRRLCQENQWLRDELAGAQQRLQDREQEVVTLEEQNRHLQFMSSIRKYDQDEPPLDDRDTSFSKESLDDLFPAEDEEQSPMSQPHHSSAAAAAQQGGYEIPARLRTLHNLVIQYASQGRYEVAVPLCKQALEDLEKSSGHTHPDVATMLNILALVYRDQNKYKEAANLLNDALAIREKTLGMDHPAVAATLNNLAVLYGKRGKYKEAEPLCKRALEIREKVLGTDHPDVAKQLNNLALLCQNQGKYQEVEQYYERALHIYQSKLGPDDANVAKTKNNLASCYLKQGKYRQAEALYKEILTRAHEKEFGSVEGRNTDRTPFVLLGPPGDGRPSWAGPEDGGSRQDGLKRSGSFTKLRESIRRSSEKLVRKLKGVGVEETAPRNAGMKRANSLNVLNVGVRESQDGSKSSQLSDIRGLSSSTQSLMRRGSLGGTS; translated from the exons ATGTTGTCGGCGGAGGAGATTCTGTGCAGCACACAGCATGTGATCGCAGGGCTGGAGGCTCTGAGAGGGGAGAACCGCAGCCTGCTGGACAGCCTAAAGGAGGTGATGGAGAGCCGGGCAgtatcagagagcagcagcgtGGAGCAGGAGAAGACCAGCATCATCCGCCAGTCGCTGGAGAGGATAGAGCTGGGGCTGAGCGAGGCACAG GTGATGAtggcactgtcagctcacctcgGTTCCCTCGAGGCAGAGAAACAAAAGCTCCGAGCTCAG GTTCGTCGTCTCTGTCAGGAGAACCAGTGGCTCAGGGATGAGCTGGCTGGTGCTCAGCAGCGGCTGCAGGACCGGGAGCAGGAGGTCGTCACCCTCGAGGAGCAGAACAGACACCTGCAGTTCATGTCCTCCATACGCAAGTACGACCAGGATGAGCCCCCCCTG gATGACAGAGACACTTCCTTCAGCAAAGAGTCGCTGGATGACCTGTTTCCCGCCGAGGATGAGGAGCAGTCACCGA TGTCCCAGCCTCACCACAGCAGCGCCGCAGCTGCAGCCCAGCAGGGCGGCTACGAGATCCCCGCCCGCCTTCGAACGCTCCACAACCTGGTCATCCAGTACGCATCCCAAGGCCGATATGAGGTAGCGGTACCTCTCTgcaaacag GCTTTGGAAGACCTGGAAAAGTCCTCGGGCCACACCCACCCTGACGTAGCCACCATGCTCAATATACTGGCACTGGTGTACAG AGACCAGAACAAATACAAAGAGGCAGCAAACCTGCTGAACGATGCTTTGGCCATCAGGGAGAAAACTCTGGGGATGGACCACCCGGCT gtggcaGCGACACTCAACAACCTGGCAGTGCTTTAtgggaaaagaggaaaatacaAGGAAGCGGAGCCGCTTTGTAAAAGAGCTCTGGAGATCAGAGAGAAA GTTCTCGGCACAGACCATCCAGATGTGGCCAAGCAGCTGAACAACCTGGCTCTGCTGTGTCAGAACCAGGGCAAGTACCAGGAAGTGGAGCAGTACTATGAACGCGCTCTGCACATCTACCAGAGCAAACTGGGACCGGACGACGCCAACGTGGCGAAAACCAAGAACAACCTG GCGTCGTGCTATCTTAAGCAGGGGAAGTACAGACAAGCTGAAGCTCTTTACAAAGAGATCCTCACCAGAGCGCACGAGAAGGAGTTTGGATCTGTTGAAG GCAGGAACACAGATCGTACACCTTTCGTCCTCCTCGGTCCTCCAGGTGACGGTCGTCCCAGCTGGGCCGGGCCGGAGGACGGCGGCTCCAGACAGGACGGACTGAAGCGCAGCGGCTCCTTCACCAAACTCAGAGAGTCGATAAGGCGGAGCAGCGAGAAACTGGTCCGCAAGCTGAAAGGGGTCGGAGTGGAGGAAACGGCCCCAAGGAATGCTGG GATGAAGAGGGCAAACTCTCTGAATGTTTTGAATGTTGGAGTCAGAGAAAGTCAGGATGGCAGCAAG tcGAGTCAGCTGTCGGATATTCGGGGCCTGAGCTCCAGCACGCAGAGCCTGATGAGAAGAGGCTCGCTCGGTGGGACCAGCTAA
- the klc3 gene encoding kinesin light chain 3 isoform X2 — MLSAEEILCSTQHVIAGLEALRGENRSLLDSLKEVMESRAVSESSSVEQEKTSIIRQSLERIELGLSEAQVMMALSAHLGSLEAEKQKLRAQVRRLCQENQWLRDELAGAQQRLQDREQEVVTLEEQNRHLQFMSSIRKYDQDEPPLDDRDTSFSKESLDDLFPAEDEEQSPMSQPHHSSAAAAAQQGGYEIPARLRTLHNLVIQYASQGRYEVAVPLCKQALEDLEKSSGHTHPDVATMLNILALVYRDQNKYKEAANLLNDALAIREKTLGMDHPAVAATLNNLAVLYGKRGKYKEAEPLCKRALEIREKVLGTDHPDVAKQLNNLALLCQNQGKYQEVEQYYERALHIYQSKLGPDDANVAKTKNNLASCYLKQGKYRQAEALYKEILTRAHEKEFGSVEGDGRPSWAGPEDGGSRQDGLKRSGSFTKLRESIRRSSEKLVRKLKGVGVEETAPRNAGMKRANSLNVLNVGVRESQDGSKSSQLSDIRGLSSSTQSLMRRGSLGGTS; from the exons ATGTTGTCGGCGGAGGAGATTCTGTGCAGCACACAGCATGTGATCGCAGGGCTGGAGGCTCTGAGAGGGGAGAACCGCAGCCTGCTGGACAGCCTAAAGGAGGTGATGGAGAGCCGGGCAgtatcagagagcagcagcgtGGAGCAGGAGAAGACCAGCATCATCCGCCAGTCGCTGGAGAGGATAGAGCTGGGGCTGAGCGAGGCACAG GTGATGAtggcactgtcagctcacctcgGTTCCCTCGAGGCAGAGAAACAAAAGCTCCGAGCTCAG GTTCGTCGTCTCTGTCAGGAGAACCAGTGGCTCAGGGATGAGCTGGCTGGTGCTCAGCAGCGGCTGCAGGACCGGGAGCAGGAGGTCGTCACCCTCGAGGAGCAGAACAGACACCTGCAGTTCATGTCCTCCATACGCAAGTACGACCAGGATGAGCCCCCCCTG gATGACAGAGACACTTCCTTCAGCAAAGAGTCGCTGGATGACCTGTTTCCCGCCGAGGATGAGGAGCAGTCACCGA TGTCCCAGCCTCACCACAGCAGCGCCGCAGCTGCAGCCCAGCAGGGCGGCTACGAGATCCCCGCCCGCCTTCGAACGCTCCACAACCTGGTCATCCAGTACGCATCCCAAGGCCGATATGAGGTAGCGGTACCTCTCTgcaaacag GCTTTGGAAGACCTGGAAAAGTCCTCGGGCCACACCCACCCTGACGTAGCCACCATGCTCAATATACTGGCACTGGTGTACAG AGACCAGAACAAATACAAAGAGGCAGCAAACCTGCTGAACGATGCTTTGGCCATCAGGGAGAAAACTCTGGGGATGGACCACCCGGCT gtggcaGCGACACTCAACAACCTGGCAGTGCTTTAtgggaaaagaggaaaatacaAGGAAGCGGAGCCGCTTTGTAAAAGAGCTCTGGAGATCAGAGAGAAA GTTCTCGGCACAGACCATCCAGATGTGGCCAAGCAGCTGAACAACCTGGCTCTGCTGTGTCAGAACCAGGGCAAGTACCAGGAAGTGGAGCAGTACTATGAACGCGCTCTGCACATCTACCAGAGCAAACTGGGACCGGACGACGCCAACGTGGCGAAAACCAAGAACAACCTG GCGTCGTGCTATCTTAAGCAGGGGAAGTACAGACAAGCTGAAGCTCTTTACAAAGAGATCCTCACCAGAGCGCACGAGAAGGAGTTTGGATCTGTTGAAG GTGACGGTCGTCCCAGCTGGGCCGGGCCGGAGGACGGCGGCTCCAGACAGGACGGACTGAAGCGCAGCGGCTCCTTCACCAAACTCAGAGAGTCGATAAGGCGGAGCAGCGAGAAACTGGTCCGCAAGCTGAAAGGGGTCGGAGTGGAGGAAACGGCCCCAAGGAATGCTGG GATGAAGAGGGCAAACTCTCTGAATGTTTTGAATGTTGGAGTCAGAGAAAGTCAGGATGGCAGCAAG tcGAGTCAGCTGTCGGATATTCGGGGCCTGAGCTCCAGCACGCAGAGCCTGATGAGAAGAGGCTCGCTCGGTGGGACCAGCTAA